From a region of the Tiliqua scincoides isolate rTilSci1 chromosome 4, rTilSci1.hap2, whole genome shotgun sequence genome:
- the CXXC5 gene encoding CXXC-type zinc finger protein 5, with protein sequence MSDPGTQQDTGNKPGVLEKNSSPGDSQPVINSERRNKSGIISEPLNKSLKKSRPLSHYSTFGSTSLLSEHSEKGAPVANCNEATLDKSNSTSKHKNIADMLSKSDLSAEGQSILQQFAQSTELLKRVVQEHIPLPNDHGTGISDMEAVSAGETMNSPSDFPYLGAFPINPGLFIMTPAGVFLAESALHMAGLAEYPMQNELASAINSGKKKRKRCGMCPPCRRRINCEQCSSCRNRKTGHQICKFRKCEELKKKPSAALEKVMLPSGAAFRWFQ encoded by the exons ATGTCGGACCCTGGCACTCAGCAAGACACGGGCAACAAGCCAGGTGTGTTGGAAAAAAACAGCAGCCCAGGTGACTCTCAGCCCGTGATCAACTCCGAGAGGAGGAACAAAAGTGGAATAATAAGTGAACCTTTGAACAAAAGTCTTAAGAAGTCTCGACCACTTTCCCACTACTCCACTTTTGGTAGCACCAgcttgttaagtgaacattcagagAAAGGTGCCCCCGTGGCCAACTGCAATGAAGCAACTCTGGATAAAAGCAATTCTACCTCAAAGCACAAAAACATCGCTGACATGCTGAGCAAATCAGATCTTTCGGCAGAAGGACAGAGCATCTTGCAACAGTTTGCTCAGTCGACAGAGCTGCTGAAAAGAGTGGTCCAGGAGCACATCCCCCTGCCTAATGACCATGGGACGGGCATCTCAGACATGGAAGCTGTCTCGGCTGGAGAGACAATGAACAGCCCATCTgatttcccttacctgggggctttTCCTATCAACCCCGGCCTTTTCATTATGACCCCTGCTGGGGTGTTTCTGGCAGAGAGCGCGCTCCATATGGCTGGCTTAGCAGAGTACCCAATGCAGAATGAATTGGCATCTGCCATCAATTCAGGGAAAAAGAAACGGAAACGATGTGGCATGTGCCCTCCTTGCAGAAGACGGATAAACTGCGAGCAGTGCAGCAGTTGTAGGAACCGTAAAACTGGGCACCAGATTTGCAAATTCCGGAAATGTGAGGAACTTAAAAAGAAGCCTTCTGCTGCACTGGAG AAAGTGATGCTTCCTTCAGGTGCTGCATTCCGATGGTTTCAATAG